The Clostridiisalibacter paucivorans DSM 22131 genome has a segment encoding these proteins:
- a CDS encoding GNAT family N-acetyltransferase: protein MIESIIRSHRLTFDKSETEDIPTIIEIERKKENNKFVYQWPKERHLESINNGDELHITIRDIEENEIIGYLIMAGFENFHNSLEFMRLVIDKKGYGYGKESIELIKKMSFEEYGCHRLWLDVYDDNKRAIHIYKSMGFVEEGTLRECKKSSDGYRSMIIMSILDREYKKQ from the coding sequence TTGATTGAAAGCATAATAAGATCCCATAGATTGACTTTTGACAAGTCTGAAACAGAAGATATACCTACAATTATAGAGATAGAGAGAAAAAAAGAAAATAATAAATTTGTATATCAATGGCCTAAAGAAAGGCATCTAGAATCTATAAACAATGGAGATGAATTACATATAACTATTAGAGATATTGAAGAAAATGAAATAATAGGGTATTTAATTATGGCAGGATTTGAAAATTTCCATAATTCGTTGGAATTTATGAGATTGGTCATAGATAAAAAAGGTTATGGATATGGTAAAGAGTCAATAGAACTTATTAAGAAAATGAGCTTTGAAGAATATGGATGCCATAGATTGTGGTTAGATGTATATGATGACAATAAGAGGGCGATACACATTTATAAATCTATGGGTTTTGTGGAAGAAGGTACGCTTAGAGAGTGTAAAAAATCTTCTGATGGTTATAGGTCTATGATTATAATGTCTATTTTGGATAGGGAATACAAAAAGCAATAA
- the spoIIP gene encoding stage II sporulation protein P: MYYRVKDRGTLYIIIGVVCLLSFFGGYTIISNFVFFHSSIDDNSQKVAAAFTNEKLYMEYNRHINIKEKTLLKVMTNTSAYIDYLYNKDYRQNSEGNIAQNILSTAKEILSFRGYIKAQLPAVANVINYKEVVDVQQEEHQVPPINDDENSNIPIIGDIIFIDPFVENQQENIKGQDNIDFGKIKENIEYPSKLKVDKNKPYILIYHTHATEVYNPITEDNWHSTKKEYSVITIGNIITDILSQKGHKVKHIEKYHDIPSFNKSYARSLETIKGEINKESNLKLLIDIHRDGIASNAAYIDKARKNALINIDGKDVATFRLVVGNDTPNRKEVLKFAKYIMAVSDSMYPGFCKGIVIKPYGKYNQYMSNHATLLEIGSNLNSIEEAKLSAKYIANVLNKAINNIK; encoded by the coding sequence ATGTACTACAGAGTTAAAGATAGGGGTACTTTGTATATAATCATAGGTGTAGTATGTTTGCTTTCTTTTTTTGGAGGTTATACTATAATATCTAATTTTGTATTTTTCCATTCTAGTATAGATGATAACAGCCAAAAGGTAGCAGCAGCTTTTACTAATGAAAAACTATATATGGAGTATAATAGGCATATAAACATTAAAGAAAAAACCTTATTAAAGGTTATGACAAATACTAGCGCATATATAGATTATTTATATAATAAAGATTACAGACAAAACTCAGAAGGAAATATAGCACAAAATATATTAAGTACTGCAAAGGAAATATTAAGTTTTAGAGGTTATATAAAGGCTCAACTTCCCGCTGTAGCCAATGTAATTAATTATAAAGAGGTAGTAGATGTACAGCAGGAGGAACATCAAGTTCCTCCAATAAATGATGATGAAAATAGCAATATTCCTATTATAGGAGATATAATTTTTATAGACCCTTTTGTTGAAAATCAACAGGAAAATATTAAAGGCCAAGATAATATAGATTTTGGAAAGATAAAGGAAAATATAGAATACCCTTCAAAATTAAAAGTGGATAAAAATAAGCCATACATTCTTATATATCATACCCATGCCACTGAGGTATATAACCCAATTACAGAAGACAATTGGCATTCTACAAAGAAGGAGTATAGTGTAATTACTATAGGTAACATTATAACGGATATATTGAGTCAAAAAGGACATAAAGTTAAGCATATAGAAAAGTATCATGATATACCATCATTTAATAAGTCTTATGCAAGATCTTTAGAAACTATAAAGGGTGAAATTAATAAAGAAAGCAATTTAAAATTGCTTATAGATATACATAGAGATGGAATAGCTTCCAATGCTGCATATATAGATAAAGCTAGAAAAAATGCTTTAATAAATATAGACGGAAAAGATGTGGCTACATTTAGACTGGTTGTAGGAAATGATACTCCAAATAGAAAAGAGGTACTTAAATTTGCGAAATATATTATGGCAGTTTCTGACAGTATGTATCCTGGTTTCTGTAAAGGTATAGTGATAAAGCCCTACGGTAAATACAATCAGTACATGAGTAACCATGCTACATTATTAGAAATAGGAAGCAATTTAAATAGTATAGAAGAGGCAAAACTATCTGCTAAATATATTGCAAATGTGTTAAATAAAGCAATAAATAACATTAAATAA
- a CDS encoding ECF transporter S component encodes MEELNIRKITFGGLMTAMVFAATAIMPHVPVPFTEGYIHIGDSMVFISAILLGWRFGAITGGLGSSLADLYLGYSHWAVPTLIIKGIMGAIVGYMAKELTEKDSKALNTGVTFASITIWIAFGLTIKNILSKILNGINNSEMTTFLINKLELNGTNELINLIGNVQKSLMLAIAFIPILVIVLHIILKKKGKKLFNITGLMGMTVAGLWMVVGYYISGGILKGNMIVPIFSVPANILQFVGGMVIASFAVATLNKVETINKYILKIKKG; translated from the coding sequence ATGGAAGAATTAAATATTAGAAAAATAACATTTGGAGGTCTTATGACAGCAATGGTTTTTGCTGCTACTGCTATAATGCCCCATGTGCCAGTACCTTTTACTGAAGGTTATATTCATATAGGGGATAGTATGGTATTTATTTCAGCTATATTATTGGGATGGAGATTTGGAGCTATAACGGGAGGATTAGGATCTTCTTTAGCTGATTTGTATTTGGGATATTCCCATTGGGCTGTTCCTACTTTGATAATAAAGGGAATAATGGGAGCCATAGTGGGATACATGGCAAAAGAATTAACAGAGAAGGATTCTAAAGCTTTAAATACTGGTGTGACATTTGCGAGTATAACTATATGGATAGCATTTGGGTTAACTATTAAAAATATTTTGTCTAAAATACTTAATGGAATAAATAATTCGGAGATGACGACTTTTCTTATAAACAAATTAGAATTGAATGGAACTAATGAGTTGATAAACTTGATAGGTAATGTACAAAAGTCTTTGATGCTAGCTATTGCATTTATACCTATATTAGTCATAGTTCTTCATATAATATTGAAGAAAAAAGGGAAAAAATTATTTAATATAACTGGTCTTATGGGCATGACTGTGGCAGGGCTTTGGATGGTTGTTGGTTATTATATAAGTGGTGGAATACTTAAAGGCAATATGATTGTTCCTATTTTTAGTGTTCCAGCAAATATATTACAGTTTGTGGGAGGAATGGTGATAGCATCTTTTGCTGTTGCTACACTAAATAAAGTAGAAACTATTAATAAATATATATTGAAAATTAAAAAAGGATAA
- the gpr gene encoding GPR endopeptidase, which yields MYNIRTDLAIETRELYREQTNEEVPGVKVERKEEEDYVITRVKVLDESGKKNLGKEIGDYITIEAPALKKMDQDFKDEMSMVLAKEIKALIPSQKVNNTLVVGLGNWNVTPDALGPKAIKHVLVTRHFFKVYNKKEDETMANVSAISPGVMGITGIETGEIIKGIVEKTNPDLVVAVDALASRRMERVATTIQISDTGINPGSGVGNRRIGLNKKYLGVPVIAIGIPTVVDAATIVNDTMDMLVDNMLDECQPNGDFYSLLNNMKKEDKYGLITEVLNPFEGNVMVTPKEIDDLINNVSTVIANSINISLHPGIDLKDVNRFLN from the coding sequence GTGTATAATATAAGGACTGACTTAGCGATAGAGACTAGAGAGCTATATAGGGAACAGACTAATGAAGAAGTACCAGGAGTTAAAGTGGAAAGGAAGGAAGAAGAGGACTATGTGATAACTAGAGTAAAGGTTTTAGATGAATCAGGAAAGAAGAATCTAGGTAAAGAAATTGGGGATTATATAACAATAGAAGCACCAGCATTAAAAAAGATGGATCAAGATTTTAAGGATGAAATGAGTATGGTATTGGCAAAGGAAATAAAGGCGTTAATTCCTTCTCAAAAAGTTAATAATACTTTGGTCGTGGGATTAGGAAATTGGAATGTTACACCAGATGCTTTAGGTCCTAAAGCTATAAAGCATGTATTGGTGACAAGACACTTTTTTAAGGTTTATAATAAAAAAGAAGATGAGACTATGGCAAATGTATCTGCTATATCACCTGGAGTCATGGGAATAACAGGCATAGAAACAGGTGAAATAATAAAAGGAATAGTAGAAAAAACAAATCCAGATTTAGTAGTTGCCGTAGATGCATTGGCATCCAGAAGGATGGAAAGGGTAGCTACAACTATACAAATATCTGATACTGGAATCAATCCTGGTTCTGGAGTGGGAAATAGAAGAATTGGTTTAAACAAAAAATACTTAGGAGTCCCTGTAATAGCTATCGGCATACCAACAGTAGTAGATGCAGCAACTATAGTAAATGATACAATGGATATGTTAGTAGATAATATGTTAGATGAGTGTCAACCCAATGGAGATTTTTATTCTCTACTTAATAATATGAAGAAAGAAGATAAGTATGGACTCATTACCGAGGTGTTAAATCCCTTTGAAGGGAATGTTATGGTTACGCCTAAAGAAATAGATGACTTGATAAATAATGTTTCAACTGTAATTGCTAATAGTATAAATATATCTTTGCACCCAGGTATAGATTTAAAAGATGTAAATAGATTTTTAAATTAA
- a CDS encoding MBL fold metallo-hydrolase yields the protein MKITVLGNNGPYPGTDKACSGYLLESENDTKILIDCGNGVLSRLFKFIDIKKIDAIILSHLHMDHIGDMFVFKYAIGINKSKGKFQGSIPVYTPKDDQYIVNNMNYNGAFDIRDIDEEKVLNINELKVTFKRTKHPVETYSIKVDNGEKIFVYSSDTSYFTELIDFVKNVDLFLCEAGVLSRDKTDDIPHLTPSEAGMIAAKAGVKRLILTHFWPEYKLEDIMKEATDNYDSILELSKDMQTYCL from the coding sequence ATGAAAATAACAGTACTTGGAAATAATGGTCCTTATCCTGGAACAGATAAAGCTTGCTCTGGGTATTTGCTTGAAAGTGAGAATGATACAAAGATATTAATTGATTGTGGAAATGGTGTATTGTCCAGATTGTTTAAGTTTATTGATATAAAGAAAATAGATGCTATCATACTTAGTCATTTGCATATGGACCATATTGGGGATATGTTTGTTTTTAAATATGCCATTGGTATAAATAAATCTAAGGGGAAATTTCAAGGGTCTATACCTGTATATACTCCTAAAGATGACCAATATATAGTAAATAATATGAATTATAATGGGGCATTCGATATAAGAGATATTGATGAGGAGAAAGTGTTAAATATAAATGAATTGAAAGTAACATTTAAGAGAACTAAACATCCCGTTGAAACCTATAGTATTAAAGTAGATAATGGAGAAAAGATTTTTGTATATTCTTCAGATACATCATATTTTACTGAGTTAATAGATTTTGTGAAAAATGTTGATTTGTTTTTGTGTGAGGCAGGAGTATTGAGTAGAGATAAAACTGATGATATACCCCATCTAACCCCTAGTGAAGCAGGTATGATAGCAGCTAAGGCAGGAGTAAAAAGGCTTATATTGACACATTTTTGGCCTGAGTATAAGCTCGAAGATATAATGAAAGAAGCCACAGATAATTATGATTCCATATTGGAACTAAGTAAAGATATGCAAACATATTGTCTATAA
- the arcA gene encoding arginine deiminase — MKNNYMLNVTSEISKLKTVLLHRPGKELENLVPDLLEKLLFDDIPYLKIAQEEHDSFAQILRNNDIEVLYLRDLAAESLTTNELREQMIEDFLEESHVFGQDNKEIIRQYLSDFNNYQLIDKMMAGVRKEDLKNYKSKFLVDMVAREYPFILDPMPNLYFTRDPFATIGNGITLNNMKTGIRNRETIFAKYIFENHPRFKDKKIPIWFNRNEKTSLEGGDELVLNDKVIAMGISARTDAASVEKFAKNIFNDGQTFETILAFDIPKKRAFMHLDTVFTMVDYNKFTIHPEIEGPLTVFSITKGTNNDLNIVREEDTLSNILKKYLELDKITLIPCAGGNKIDAPREQWNDGSNTLAIAPGEVVVYERNYVTNELLKDHGIKTHLMPSSELSRGRGGPRCMSMPLIRE, encoded by the coding sequence ATGAAAAATAATTATATGTTAAATGTAACATCTGAAATTAGTAAGTTAAAAACTGTTCTTCTTCATAGACCAGGAAAAGAATTGGAAAATTTAGTACCAGATTTATTAGAAAAATTATTATTTGATGATATACCTTATCTAAAAATAGCACAAGAAGAGCATGACAGCTTCGCTCAAATACTTAGAAACAACGATATAGAAGTATTATATCTTCGAGACTTAGCAGCCGAATCATTAACTACAAATGAATTAAGAGAACAAATGATAGAAGATTTTTTAGAAGAATCCCATGTCTTTGGACAAGATAACAAAGAGATAATCAGACAATATCTCAGCGATTTTAATAATTATCAACTTATAGATAAAATGATGGCAGGAGTCAGAAAAGAAGATCTTAAAAACTACAAAAGTAAATTCCTAGTAGATATGGTAGCTAGAGAATATCCTTTTATCTTAGATCCCATGCCAAATTTATATTTTACAAGAGACCCCTTTGCTACTATAGGGAATGGAATAACTCTCAATAATATGAAGACAGGTATAAGAAATAGAGAAACTATTTTCGCAAAATATATATTTGAAAATCACCCAAGATTTAAAGACAAAAAAATACCTATATGGTTCAATAGAAATGAAAAAACTTCTTTAGAAGGCGGAGATGAATTAGTATTAAATGATAAAGTCATTGCAATGGGCATTTCAGCTAGAACTGATGCAGCTTCTGTAGAAAAATTCGCTAAAAATATATTTAATGACGGTCAAACATTCGAAACAATTTTAGCTTTTGATATACCGAAAAAAAGAGCATTTATGCATTTAGATACCGTGTTCACTATGGTTGATTATAATAAATTCACTATACATCCTGAAATAGAAGGTCCTCTTACTGTATTTTCAATCACTAAAGGTACAAATAATGATTTAAATATAGTTAGAGAAGAAGATACTTTATCAAATATACTAAAAAAATATTTAGAACTAGACAAAATAACACTAATACCTTGTGCTGGAGGAAATAAAATAGATGCACCAAGAGAACAGTGGAACGATGGATCTAATACCTTAGCTATAGCACCAGGTGAAGTTGTAGTATACGAAAGAAACTATGTTACAAATGAACTTTTGAAAGATCATGGAATAAAAACCCATTTGATGCCAAGCTCTGAGCTTTCCAGAGGCAGAGGTGGTCCAAGATGTATGAGTATGCCACTTATTAGAGAGTAG
- a CDS encoding DNA internalization-related competence protein ComEC/Rec2 has translation MRRPFINLLISLILGIYVFDNFKLDMIIMAFFTIFIFVLIFIDVYLGFKRALYVYIAMFLLGGFLVSFHTNKSKIEDYANEIVDIEGVVKEKNYIDKEYSKYIIDTDTIKVNKKIYKIDEKILLKLYGKKKFYIGEVVSVKGMVNRPRQNSNPKLFNNQLYLLTKDIHTYINARDYNVKIVSSGNNRLLAVIDKFKNHIINIFDEMLSPKYSNIMKSIILGDDRYLDESYIEKFRDFGIAHILAVSGLHIGIIAAMFMGIFRLLMININVSTVFTLGILWFYGFMIGFPPSVLRALIMFSVFMGSFTTYRRYDAINGLFFVGVLLLLINPFWLFHIGFQLSFIATLSILVFNNKLLKLLKRQSYILSIISTIISVQLGIIPIVAYHFNTISYFALITNIVIIPLISFGVSIGFIMIFISILSFKLTLILGFILNGILYILDILMYILDKLYIGDMIVVSPNHLEIFIYYFSILTVFRVVDMININFNIKRFLYIIFIVIILCYSFTTILDDKIYISFVDVGQGDCAIIRKGNTTLMIDSGGSDFGNFDIGKNITAPLMLKNGIKNLDGIFITHFDADHCKAAVTVMNSLNVDNLFIGYRNPDKKLYKDILETANNNNICITTLKDGERLFLDKSFYIDVLGPSPKIANGDYTDNNKSLVLMINAYKKRILFTGDIEKDMEYELIDKKDIKSNILKVPHHGSSTSSTKKFIKAVNPHTAIISVGKNNFGHPNNSVLNRFRAEDIKIYRTDNEGLITIILDEKGFNIETYKKEKLKLYNVIRLYGLDILILIIYIIILLRCKKWIIKTL, from the coding sequence ATGCGTAGGCCCTTTATAAATTTGTTAATATCATTAATATTGGGAATATATGTATTCGATAATTTTAAATTAGATATGATAATTATGGCCTTTTTTACAATTTTTATTTTTGTATTGATCTTTATAGATGTCTATTTGGGATTTAAACGTGCATTGTATGTATATATTGCAATGTTTTTATTAGGGGGTTTTTTAGTAAGTTTCCATACAAATAAAAGCAAAATCGAAGATTATGCCAATGAAATAGTAGATATAGAAGGAGTAGTCAAGGAGAAAAACTATATAGATAAAGAATATTCCAAATATATTATAGATACAGATACTATTAAAGTTAATAAAAAAATATATAAAATAGATGAAAAAATACTGCTTAAGTTATATGGGAAGAAAAAATTTTATATTGGAGAAGTTGTAAGTGTAAAGGGTATGGTTAATAGGCCTAGACAAAATTCAAATCCTAAGTTATTTAATAATCAATTATATTTATTGACAAAAGATATACATACTTATATAAATGCTAGAGACTATAATGTAAAGATTGTATCTTCTGGCAATAATAGGCTTCTAGCTGTAATTGATAAATTTAAAAATCATATAATCAATATATTTGATGAAATGTTGTCGCCTAAATACAGTAATATTATGAAATCTATAATACTTGGAGATGATAGATATTTAGATGAGTCTTATATTGAAAAATTTAGAGACTTTGGTATTGCACATATACTAGCTGTTTCTGGATTGCATATAGGTATAATAGCGGCAATGTTTATGGGTATTTTTAGATTATTAATGATAAATATCAATGTATCTACAGTATTTACTTTGGGTATTTTGTGGTTTTATGGATTTATGATTGGGTTTCCTCCTTCTGTTTTAAGGGCACTGATAATGTTTTCTGTTTTTATGGGTTCATTTACAACATATAGAAGGTATGATGCCATAAATGGATTATTTTTTGTAGGAGTCCTGTTACTATTAATAAACCCCTTTTGGTTGTTCCATATTGGTTTTCAATTATCATTTATAGCTACACTATCTATATTGGTATTTAATAATAAACTTCTTAAATTATTGAAGAGACAAAGTTATATATTGAGTATTATCAGCACAATTATTTCTGTTCAACTGGGGATAATTCCCATAGTGGCCTATCATTTTAATACTATTTCATATTTTGCATTAATAACAAATATAGTAATTATACCTTTAATATCCTTTGGAGTTTCTATAGGATTTATTATGATATTTATTTCTATATTGAGCTTTAAATTAACTTTAATATTGGGATTTATACTTAATGGTATATTATATATATTGGATATTCTTATGTATATATTAGATAAATTATATATTGGAGATATGATTGTAGTATCTCCAAATCATTTAGAAATATTTATATATTATTTTTCTATTTTGACTGTTTTTAGAGTAGTTGATATGATTAATATAAATTTTAATATAAAAAGGTTTTTATATATTATTTTTATTGTGATTATATTGTGTTATAGTTTTACTACAATATTAGATGATAAGATATATATTAGTTTTGTAGATGTAGGACAAGGTGATTGCGCAATAATAAGAAAAGGTAATACTACTTTAATGATAGATAGTGGAGGCAGTGATTTTGGAAATTTTGATATAGGTAAAAATATAACAGCACCTTTAATGTTGAAAAATGGAATAAAGAATCTGGATGGTATATTTATTACTCATTTTGATGCTGATCATTGTAAAGCTGCTGTTACTGTCATGAACAGTCTAAATGTAGATAATTTATTTATAGGATATAGAAATCCAGATAAAAAATTATACAAAGATATATTAGAAACGGCAAATAATAATAATATATGCATTACTACTTTGAAAGATGGAGAACGGTTATTTTTAGATAAATCATTTTATATTGATGTATTAGGACCAAGTCCTAAAATAGCCAATGGGGATTATACAGATAATAATAAATCCTTAGTCCTAATGATTAATGCATATAAAAAAAGGATTTTATTTACAGGAGATATAGAAAAAGATATGGAATATGAATTAATAGATAAAAAAGATATAAAATCTAATATATTAAAAGTGCCTCACCATGGAAGTAGTACATCTTCTACAAAAAAATTTATAAAAGCTGTGAATCCACATACAGCTATTATATCGGTAGGGAAAAATAACTTTGGACATCCAAATAATAGTGTGTTGAATAGGTTTAGAGCTGAAGATATAAAAATATATCGGACAGATAATGAAGGTTTAATTACTATAATTTTGGATGAAAAAGGGTTTAATATAGAAACTTATAAAAAAGAAAAGTTAAAATTATATAATGTAATAAGGCTATATGGACTAGATATTTTGATTTTAATTATATATATAATAATATTATTGAGGTGCAAAAAATGGATTATAAAAACTTTATAG
- the rpsT gene encoding 30S ribosomal protein S20, with the protein MANIKSAKKRIKVINAKTAVNKKRKSEVKTYIKRFNDAVDANNFDEAKELLRLVEKKLYKAAAKNTIHKNAASRRVSRLSKKLNAAM; encoded by the coding sequence TTGGCAAATATAAAATCTGCAAAAAAAAGAATTAAAGTAATCAACGCTAAAACGGCTGTTAATAAAAAAAGAAAATCCGAAGTTAAAACTTATATTAAAAGATTTAATGATGCTGTAGACGCTAATAACTTTGATGAAGCTAAAGAACTACTTAGATTAGTTGAAAAGAAGCTTTATAAGGCAGCGGCTAAAAATACAATTCATAAAAATGCTGCATCTAGAAGAGTAAGTAGACTTAGCAAAAAATTAAATGCTGCTATGTAA
- the holA gene encoding DNA polymerase III subunit delta: MDYKNFIEEIKKNRLKPIYLCFGEENYLKDWIVTKLKEKFVREEFETLNYILLDDDDTSVMDIINACETLPFMDKKKIVVVEDFNYFKGGKTDKKYDEKELLRYIESPSMATCLFFLIKDGKIDGKKKIVKKFKKEDAIIEINRINKYDLEKWITKLLSNYDKTAKLKDIKYIVECTGYLDRNSQKTLYDVENEIIKLINFIGEKNIVEKMDIDMVLTKSIENNIFELVDGIGASNLNKSLKILNEMLLENEPIQLILYMIIRQFRLLLMSKLLKNKGYIQTNIAKKIGVPSYIAKKLINQSERLNIGQLEYALNRALDIDRAIKKGGMDSKLGVEMLIVETTKNIQGGR, encoded by the coding sequence ATGGATTATAAAAACTTTATAGAAGAAATCAAAAAAAACCGATTAAAACCTATATATCTATGTTTTGGGGAAGAAAATTATCTCAAGGATTGGATAGTAACTAAATTAAAAGAAAAATTTGTTAGGGAAGAATTTGAAACATTAAATTATATACTTTTAGATGACGATGATACTTCGGTTATGGATATAATAAATGCATGTGAAACTTTACCTTTTATGGATAAAAAAAAGATTGTTGTAGTTGAAGATTTTAATTATTTCAAAGGTGGAAAGACTGATAAAAAATATGATGAAAAAGAATTATTAAGATATATTGAGTCTCCTAGTATGGCCACATGTCTATTTTTTTTAATAAAGGATGGAAAGATAGATGGAAAAAAGAAGATAGTTAAGAAATTTAAAAAAGAAGATGCAATAATTGAAATAAATAGGATAAATAAATATGATTTAGAAAAGTGGATAACCAAGTTGTTATCTAATTATGACAAGACTGCAAAGCTGAAAGATATAAAGTATATTGTTGAGTGTACTGGATATTTAGATAGAAATAGTCAAAAGACCTTATATGATGTAGAGAATGAAATTATAAAGCTAATAAATTTTATAGGTGAAAAAAATATAGTGGAGAAAATGGATATAGATATGGTATTAACTAAATCTATAGAGAATAACATATTTGAGTTGGTAGATGGCATAGGCGCATCAAATCTAAATAAGTCACTTAAGATTTTAAATGAAATGTTGCTGGAGAATGAACCAATCCAATTGATATTGTACATGATAATAAGACAATTTAGACTTTTGCTTATGTCTAAATTGCTAAAAAATAAAGGATATATCCAGACTAATATAGCAAAAAAAATAGGGGTTCCATCATATATAGCTAAAAAACTAATTAATCAAAGTGAAAGACTTAATATAGGACAGCTAGAATATGCTTTAAATAGAGCTTTAGATATTGATAGGGCTATAAAAAAAGGGGGTATGGACTCTAAATTAGGAGTGGAGATGTTGATAGTAGAAACAACAAAAAATATACAGGGGGGAAGATGA